CAAATATTTGCTGAGTGATCGTGACATAGAGGACGGATCCTTTGTGATAGATCCCACCTCGGGAACCATTCGCACCAACAAGGGATTGGACAGAGAAAGTGTGGCCGTCTTTCATTTAACCGCTATTGCCGTGGACAAGGGATCACCTCCGCTCTCAAGCACCGTGGAGGTGCAAATCCGATTGGAGGACGTCAATGATTCACCACCAACTTTTGCTTCGGACAAAATCACACTCTATGTGCCGGAGAACTCGCCTGTGGGCTCTGTGGTGGGTGAGATTCATGCCCACGATCCCGATGAGGGCGTCAATGCAGTGGTGCACTATTCCATTATTGGCGGCGATGACTCCAATGCGTTTTCTTTGGTAACTCGACCTGGTTCCGAACGAGCTCAACTGCTGACCATGACAGAACTAGATTATGAATCCACTCGAAAGCGCTTCGAATTGGTGGTTCGGGCAGCCAGCCCCCCGTTGCGTAACGATGCCCACATCGAGATCCTAGTCACAGATGTGAATGACAATGCCCCCGTGCTGCGGGACTTTCAAGTGATATTCAACAATTTCCGCGATCATTTTCCCAGTGGAGAGATTGGACGAATTCCTGCTTTCGATGCCGATGTGAGCGATAAACTACACTACAGGATACTTTCCGGCAATAATGCCAATCTGCTGCGCCTCAATAGCAGCTCGGGAGGACTGGTGCTAAGTCCGCAGCTGAACACCAATGTACCCAAGTTTGCCACCATGGAGGTATCCGTTTCGGATGGAATTAACGAAGCCAAGGCGATTATGCAGCTTTCAGTCCGGCTGATCACCGAGGACATGCTCTTCAACTCGGTAACGGTGCGACTAAATGAAATGACGGAGGAGGCCTTCCTATCACCCTTGCTTAACTTCTTCCTCGACGGACTGGCTGCCATTATTCCATGTCCCAAGGAACACATATTTGTGTTTAGCATCCAGGATGACACGGACGTTAGCTCACGCATTCTGAATGTCAGCTTCTCTGCCCGCCGACCGGATGTGTCCCACGAGGAGTTCTACACGCCGCAGTATCTTCAGGAGCGAGTCTACTTGAACAGAGCCATTCTTGCCCGATTGGCCACCGTGGAGGTGCTTCCCTTCGACGACAATCTCTGCGTGCGAGAACCCTGCCTGAATTTCGAAGAGTGTTTAACTGTGCTGAAGTTCGGAAACGCTTCTGAGTTCATACACAGCGATACAGTACTTTTCAGACCCATCTATCCGGTTAATACGTTTGCCTGCTCTTGTCCAGAAGGCTTTACGGGTAGCAAGGAGCACTATCTGTGTGACACTGAGGTAGATCTCTGCTACTCTGATCCCTGTCAAAATGGAGGAACCTGTGTGAGGCGAGAAGGTGGCTACACTTGTGTATGTCCATCTACGCATACTGGTCAGAATTGCGAAACAGGAGTGGGACACCTACGACCTTGTCCGTCGGAAACCTGTGAGGGAGGGTTGTCCTGCCTCAGCAATTATCCCAGCTCACAACCTCCTCCTTATACGGCCACCTGTGAGCTGCGAGCACGTGCCTTTGGGCGCAACTCCTTCCTTACCTTCGAAAGTCTAAAACAAAGGCATCGATTCAATCTTAAGCTACGCTTTGCCACCGTACAGGAGAATGGATTGCTACTCTACAATGGAAGATACAACGAACTGCATGACTTTATTGCATTGGAGATCCATGAAGGACACGTGAGCTTCTCCTTTTCTTTGGGCGATCATAGTGAAAGGATTTCGGTGATTCAGGAGGCAAAGGTGTCCGATGGTAAATGGCATCAGGTAGAAGTGGTCTATTTGAACCGAAGTGTCACCTTAGTCCTCGATAATTGTGACACCGCCATTGCCCTTTCTGGACAACTGGGTGATAGATGGAGCTGCGCCAATCGCACTACTTTGAAGTTGGATAAACGCTGTTCGCTGCTCACGGAGACCTGCCATCGCTTCCTGGATCTGACAGGACCTCTTCAAGTGGGCGGACTTCCTCGCATCCCAGCGCACTTCCCGGTGACGAATCGCGACTTTGTTGGATGTATCTCTGACCTTCGAATTGATGATCGCTTCGTTGATTTAAACTCATATGTGGCGGATAATGGAACGTTAGCTGGCTGCCCCCAAAAGGCTCCTCTCTGCCAATCCGAGCCTTGTTTCAATGGAGGCACCTGTCGAGAGGGCTGGGGAACCTATTCCTGCGAGTGTCCCGAGGGATATGCTGGAAACAGCTGCCAGGATAATATACCAGCTCCTTGGCGATTCTCCGGAGATGGGAGTCTCAGTTTCAATCCCCTTCTGCGACCTATCCAGTTGCCGTGGACCACCTCCTTCTCCCTGCGAACACGTCAGAAAGAGGCTTTCCTCCTCCAAATTCAAATAGGACAGAACAGTTCGGCCGCAGTTTGTCTGAGGCAAGGAGTACTGTACTATATTTTTGATGGAGAACCCATGTATTTGGCTGGCGCTTTCCTCTCCGACGGTGAGTGGCACAGAGTCGAAATTCGTTGGCAGCAAGGTTCCGAGATACACTTCTCAGTGGATTATGGACAGCGGTCTGGATCGGTGCCCATGTCGCAGAAGGTTCAAGGCCTCTATGTGGGCAAGATTGTAATGGGTAGCCCCGACGGCAGCATTGGAGCAGTTCCCGAAGCCTCTCCTTTCGAGGGGTGCATTCAAGATGTGCGTATTGGAGCAGGGCAATCGGTTCTTTCACGACCAACTATTCGAGAGAATGTGGAAGATGGCTGCGAATCACGTGCTCAGTGTCCGGATCATTGTCCCAACCACTCGTCCTGCCAGAGTTCTTGGGATCTGTCTACTTGCGAGTGTGATTCCGGGTATGTGGGTACGGACTGTGCACCCATCTGTACTGTGAGACCTTGTGCTTCCGGAGTTTGTAGAGCAAACACAAGTTTACCTCGAGGTTATGATTGCGAGTGCAACAGCAGTTCCCGTCATGGAGATTATTGTGAGAAGGAACTTCAGCAACCGTGTCCTGGCGGTTGGTGGGGTGAACGTGTGTGTGGTCCATGTCGATGCGATCTGGCCCAAGGATACCACCCAGACTGCAACAAGACCACTGGACAATGCTACTGCAAGACGAATCACTACCAACCGCCGAACGAAACCGCCTGTCTTTCCTGTGACTGCTACTCCATTGGAAGCTTCAGTGGAGCATGCAATCCGCTGACAGGACAATGCGAGTGTCGAGAAGGAGTTATCGGACGTAGGTGTGACTCCTGCTCAAATCCTTATGCCGAAGTCACCCTTAGTGGATGCGAAGTGGTTTACGATGCCTGTCCGCGATCCTTTGCCGGTGGGGTATGGTGGCCACGCACTCCTCTTGGAGGAGTTGCCATCGAAGGATGTCCTCCACCGGCTCGAGGAAAAGGGCAACGCAGCTGCGATGTTCAATCGGGAAGCTGGAATACTCCGGATATGTACAACTGCACCTCGGAGCCTTTTGTGGAGCTGCGTCGCCAACTGTCACAACTGGAGAAACTCGAACTGGAGCTTAACTCCTttgtggccataaaaatggcaGAGCAGCTGAGAAAAGCTTGCGAGGCGGTGGACAGGAGAGGTGCCAGCAAGGATCAAAAGATTTCGGGAAATGGCCGCCCTAACCGTCGTTACAAAATGGAATCATCCTTCCTGCTCAGCAATGGGGGAAACGTGTGGTCACATGAACTTGAAATGGACTACCTATCCGATGAATTGAAATTCACTCATGATCGCCTGTACGGCGCTGATCTTCTGGTCACGGAGGGCCTCCTACAGGAGTTGATCAACTATGAACTCATGCAGAGTGGCCTTAACTTATCCCATAGTCAAGACAAATACTTTATTAAGAATTTAGTAGATGCGGCCAGCGTTATTTTGGATCGAAAATACGAGGCAGAATGGAGAAGGGCGACGGAACTCATTCAAAGGGGACCAGACGATCTGGTTGATGCATTTAACAAGTACCTGGTGGTTTTGGCTCGATCCCAACATGACACCTACACTAGTCCTTTTGAGATCGTGCAGCCCAACATGGCGCTAGGATTGGACATCGTCACCACTGAATCCCTATTTGGTTATGAACCGGAGCAGTTAAGCGAATACCACCGGAGCAAGTACCTCAAACCGAATGCATTTACCACAGAAAGTGTTGTGCTGCCGGATACCAGTGGATTTCTACAGCACTCGGCTCGACAGCGACCAGTGATTAGCTTCCCCAAGTACAATAACTACATATTGGATCGTCGTAAGTTTGATCAGCACACCAAGGTCCTAGTGCCCCTGGAGATGCTAGGAATTACGCCTCCTGAAAGCGATGAGATTTCACAGAGTGGACGACGAGGAAGTAGTCATGACCATCGTGCCAtcgtggcgtatgcgcaatacaAGGATGTGGGACAGCTGCTCCCCGATCTGTATGATGAGACCATAACCCGTCGTTGGGGCGTGGATGTAGAGCTAGCTACCCCCATTCTCTCCCTGCAAATTTTAGTTCCCTCAATGGAAAGGGAACAGGAGACGCAGCGCCTGGAGATTCCGTCGAGAAAGATCTTCTCCTCATCTTCGCCATcttcatcctcatcctcaggCAGCACGGAACAACAATTTGTGGAGGTTTTCGATGTTCCTAAAGCTCCAACAAGCAGCAGTGAACAACAGATTGAGGATATACGGATAACAGCCCATGAAATTCCGCCACCAGTTTCCTCTGTAGAACAACAGGAGGCTTCAAGTGATGAAGACGGCGAAGAGAGGGAACCGCACATTCGCCTAAATCTTGACGACATTGAGTTCCATGGCAACTCCGGCGAGGAGGTCATATCGCCAGACTCGCCCGAAATGCTTAATCCAAATTACGAAGGTGTCAGTTCTACTGGAAGTGATGAGCAGCCAAAGGGTGAAAACGAAGCGGTTTATAGAGATCGTCGTTTGGTGAAGAGGCAGGTAGAGATCACATATCCTTCAGAACAAATGCAGCAAACAGAACAGGTGGTGTATAGATCCTTGGGCTCGCCTCATTTGGCGCAACCCATAAAGCTGCAAATGTGGCTGGATGTGGATTCAGCACGCTTTGGACCCCGTTCGAACCCTCAATGCGTCCGTTGGAACTCCTTTACCAATCAGTGGACTAGATTGGGCTGTCAAACTGAGATTCCCGACTTCGATGGAGACTTTAATCCTGCGGCACAACAAGCGATCCTTGTGAACTGTAGCTGCACCCATATTTCCAGCTATGCTGTCATTGTGGATGTGATTGATCCAGAGGACATCCCAGAACCTTCGCTCTTGGTGCAGATTACCTCCTACTCTGCCTTCCTCGTTTCACTTCCCCTGCTGCTGGGAGTGCTCTTGGCTTTGGCCCTCCTACGTGGTCAGCAGACCAACTCAAACACCATTCACCAGAACATTGTGCTTTGTGTCTTCTGCGCGGAGCTCCTTTTCTTCGTGGGAATGCAATCGCGTCGGCAGCTCCTGGAGAGCGAATTTCCCTGCAAGCTGACGGCCATCTGTCTGCACTACTTCTGGTTGGCTGCCTTCGCCTGGACAACGGTGGACTGCGTTCATCTATACAGAATGCTCACCGAAATGCGTGACATTAACCACGGCCCCATGGGCTTCTACTTCGCCATGGGCTATGGTGCTCCAGCCATCGTCGTCGGATTATCTGTTGGAGTTCGTGCTCATGAGTACGGAAATAGTTTATTGTGAGTATCCAATAAGGGAAACCTTGCTcatcttaaatataaatccTAGACTtcaaaaactataaaaatattaatttgaattccTTTCTCTTACAGCTGTTGGCTGTCTGTCTACGAGCCCGTTGTGTGGTGGCTGGTGGGTCCCATTGCGGGCATGTCCGTGGTGAACCTGCTCATCCTTTTCGTCTCCGTCAAAGCTGCCTTTACACTTAAGGATCACGTACTTGGATTTGGAAATTTGCGAACGCTCCTATGGTTGTCAGTGGTATCGCTCCCGCTGATGGGAGTCATGTGGGTCCTAGCGGTGCTGGCCGCTTCGGAGCACTCTCAGTTGCTGAGCCTGTTGCTCTCCGGTGTGGTGCTACTCCACGCGCTTTTCTGCCTCATTGGATACTGCATCATTAACAAGCGGGTGCGGGAAAATCTCCAACGCACCTGTCTGCGATGCATGGGTCGCAAGGTTCCGCTTTTGGACTCCTCCATGGTGGTTAGCAATAGCTCACACAACGTGAATGCAGCGGCGAGGCCGAGTAACTTCCTGGCAAGTGGATATGATACAACCACCAGGCGAAACATAGGCATCAGCGCTAGTAGCACTACGTCGAGAAGTACGGCCAAAACGAGTTCGAGTCCGTACAGCGATGGACAACTGAGGCAGACCTCAACGTCCACCTCGAACTACAATTCAGCCAGCGATGCTCCGAGTTTCTTGAGAGGATTCGAATCTTCTACAACCGGAAGGAGCAGAGGTGGCGAGGAGAAACCATCGCGGCGCCAGAGGAAGGACTCAGACTCTGGCTCCGAAACGGATGGAAGATCCCTCGAACTTGCCAGCAGTCACTCCAGCGATGATGATGAATCCCGGACAGCTAGATCTTCTGGTACCCATCGCAGCACCGCCGTGAGTTCGACGCCAGCCTATTTGCCCAACATCACGGAGCACGTCCAGGCCACCACACCGCCGGAACTGAATGTGGTGCAGAGTCCGCAGCTCTTCCCGAGTGTAAATAAGCCCGTCTATGCTCCGCGCTGGTCCAGTCAGCTGCCAGATGCGTATTTGCAATCACCTCCGAACATCGGACGGTGGTCCCAGGACACTGGATCTGATAACGAACACGTTCACGGGCAAGCCAAGATGACCATCTCGCCGAATCCCCTGCCCAATCCCGATCTCACGGACACCAGTTACCTGCAGCAGCACCACAACAAAATCAATATGCCTCCCTCGATCTTGGAAAATATCCGAGATGCTCGGGAGGGCTATGAGGACAGCTTGTATGGGAGACGTGGAGAGTATCCTGACAAGTATGGCTCCTACAAGCCACCCAGTCACTATGGCAGCGAAAAGGACTATCCCGGCGGAGGAAGTGGCTCCCAGACGATTGGTCATATGAGGAGTTTCCACCCGGATGCCGCGTACTTGAGTGACAACATATACGACAAGCAGCGAACGCTGGGCAGTGGCTACTTGGGCGCCAAGTCGGAGTCGCCTTACCTGTCCAAAGATCGCATAACACCCGATATCTATGGATCCAGGGATGGTCATTATAGCCTCAAGAGACAGCCTGCCTATGCAACTGATTCCCTGCACTCGGTTCACTCGCTCCTAAAGAACGAttaccaccagcagcaacagcagcagcagcaacaccattTGCAAGACAGATTGTCCGAGGGATCGGATAAGAATGGCTACCACTTTCCCTACACCGCCGAAGAGGATCACCTGCCCGCCAGGAAGCTGAGCCACACCCAACCGCCTTCGCTTCACGGATCCCAGCTGATGCAGCCACCTGGAGTGGGCCTGGTCAACGATGTGAACAATCCGGGCTTGATGGGAAGGCACACCCTAAATGGAGGATCCCGACACAGTTCCAGAGCGTCCTCGCCGCCCTCCACCATGGTGGCTCCCATGCAGCCACTGGGCCCACTGACAAGCATCACGGATACCGAgtaagttggccaaaaggtcTGCAGCAAGATTGTCCAACCCAGTGTGTCGCAGAAGTCTCGAATTTTGTACCAAATTCCCTGGAAAATCGTATGGCACCATTGGTAACATTCGGTTTTGGGAGATTTCTGTGACATGCCTGCTCCTGTTGGCTTCGGTTtaggttttggttttggtttcagTTTTGTTGTGGTTCTGGTGACCAGTTAATGCTTCTTGTGCTCCTTGTGCAGCCCATCCTGTCTCCTGATTTGAGTTTTATGTTGGCCTAGATGATTAGTTTTGGTTCGGGAGTTCCTGTTCGTTCTCCGTTTTTGAATCCAGCAATTAATCTGTGGTCCTTTGTTTCTGATTCTCTTTTCTTTATGGCATTCGAATCAACAACTACAATGACATAAACCCTTTTGTGCCATTCGACTTTTCCCACAAcaatgaaaactgaaaacaatgCAAATGAATATGGTACAAACAACACACACTCACTGCACGCctacacacacatgcacactcGTACCCACATATCATATACATCTTTCTATACGTATACATGTCCATATCCTTTCAGCTGGTCCTGGGAACGTTTGAATCAAATCTAATTTGACTATCTTTCACTTCTATTCTCTCCAATATTGTGctttcgctctctctctctctctctttctgtttttgctctttgaaaaataaaccaaaaacacacacacatacgcataCCGCAAACACACACTTATAATcgacaaaatacaaaaaaaaaaaaaaatgctaacTGCTAAATTCGACGTAATGCAAAATGCTATGGCGGCTCGTGTTCCATTCATCCAAACCCAACAAACCCGACCAAATcaaacaacatcaacaacaaccacaCAACTACAAATtcaactactactactactactactacaacaACAGCTCAGAGGTAAACCACAagtaaaatgcattttcaaatCGCACAtcacatttcccattttccacttttccatcATCGTCTTCGTTTAAATTTGTGTTCGATTTTCGTAGCTAGGGTGTGCATAAAATGATTCGActccattcgattcgattcgatttgattcgaTGCGTTTCGAGCTCTATAACTAATTCCAAAGTGCACCcgttttaatttgatttgaccattttaaattgaatgtaaatattaaatattgattttcgttttatttggcTGCCGCTGCCACTGAATGTTTCATTGTTCATTAGTTTGATTAATCCAATCAGTTGAATCTCACACTTTCTGATTTGTAATCCGAATGCTCGAATTTCGTGCTGCATTTAATTGGAACGTGTAATATCGAGTTTACGCATTCACTACATTTATTAATTCCCATCTAACAACTGTATACATCAATTCATCCATCCCACCACCCCACACCACTCACCAGCTACAGAAACAGACCTTATAAACAACCTGAACATCTCCACAGTTCGACATTATTTGGCTGCATCGCAGGCAACAGAGGCAACAGTATCCCTGGTCGCTAACCATATGGTATAATGAGTAACAAGGACATGTGTCCGATCTTAGTTAGCCAAAAACacaaaccccccccccccccctaagTTAGTTCTAGTTAATTTAACTTAAAGAAATTACATAATTGCAGACTGACCAAGTGAATTGACGAGATTATTTAATCAGAATTCCCTTTAGTTAGTTTAAATCCTCAAATGCCAATAGAAATAAGAGGAAACGTTCCTAGTAGGAACTTCCTACAActtaatcttaatctaactacGGCTATCAAAATGctaatttcataaaataatctacctataaattaaaaagcacttacaaagttttgttttcattactTTCATAAATTGGAATTCATAATCTGAACTTAAGTTTCTTGGCTCTTAATTATGAACGCCACatctaaatgaaatgaaagcgCCTAGagtgaaaacaaaaagacCCAACAACCCAATTGCGCCCAATAATGTTAGTGATTTACCGAAAAACAACCAGAATCCATTAACACTCGAATAACCTGGCAAGTTAATTGGGTTCTGGCCAAATAAACTTAACCCCACATTTAAACAACTCACACTACAACACAAGTACCTCCAATACTAACGCACCGACACGAATTCACACGTggaattatgtttattttttttcactttgatAATTCAgttgcataaattatgtttGCGCTTGAACCCAACCATACATTAAACACGTATTCGCATGCAATTTATGAGACTCTGTGGCATGCCACAAATTGAAACTTATCAAAGTACCGCACGTCGTAGAGGAGCACGTAAATTAACATAGTGTAGCGTAGATGCAAATATAGAAATGTAGCTAGATTTATTTGTATGTGTACGTACCTGCAGCATAAGCCGATTTCAGACCCACTAATGGCAAATTTCTGTCGCAAACAGGCGGAATATTGATGATGACGAGACCACAGTGTGACGACTgtcccagcagcaacagcaacagcagcagcaacaattgaaGCTGCAACaaaggcagcagcagaagcagcatccgcatcagcagcgacagcaacacatgcaacaattgcagcagcaacgCACCAAGcaacagaagcagaagcaaacGCAATATTTTGCCACCATTAGACGCAAGCCGCAGTACAGGATTCACACGGAGGACTGAGGTCCTTCTTGCCAATCGATCCGatcgtagcatacttttgggagCACCTGCCATAGGGGCATGCCCGTCATTATAATTGAAACTTTGTACATACAAGCACCCACTTAATTTTACGTAAACCCAGCTTAGTATACCCCCATTCGGGC
The sequence above is drawn from the Drosophila melanogaster chromosome 2R genome and encodes:
- the stan gene encoding starry night, isoform D; amino-acid sequence: MQTREFPQRPLGLLLVLLVVLLQSSLIKSYLIIVHEDTPPGTVIFNASVYKLGSERHYKINAHKSANFVHHLVSVNHKDGQIQLRKALKCDGIYYPNLFTFYVDSTSNRLRSIDYYSLPVRIFVSGHSCNEDRRIEQELHHHHYEEEDNTGYSKRRRRRSTQEMIQLNGNQLEEVFRQNSTEFRAGDLIFGDSFDNEMRHRILSRKRRAVGSPDPLHLQPALHRRISDAKQWISETYASYAIHTTDKWNQICLRRSQFINSLNAFLPRSVCQHCKVSFLDVNDERFAIEHQSRDLVASRDVCIAESMWKVSITFNIRCDRRDIVDSDHRLKIVYHHQEFNDTDIARRVRRELRNQSPYFEQALYVASVLEEQPAGAAVTTVRARDPEDSPVVYSMVSLLDSRSQSLFKVDSRTGVVTTSASLDRELMDVHYFRVVATDDSFPPRSGTTTLQVNVLDCNDHSPTFEAEQFEASIREGATVGSTVITLRATDQDIGKNAEIEYGIEAVTDGAGLAQDQEMPIFRIDSRSGVISTRSSLDRETSDSYHLLVTAADLASAQSERRTATASVQVKVLDDNDNYPQFSERTYTVQVPEDQWGGTEDNTVAHIRATDADQGNNAAIRYAIIGGNTQSQFSIDSMSGDVSLVKPLDYESVRSYRLVIRAQDGGSPSRSNTTQLLVNVIDANDNAPRFYTSQFQESVLENVPVGYNIIRVQAYDSDEGANAEITYSISERDDNFPLAVDPRTGWVQTIKPLDREEQGRFAFQVVAKDGGVPPKSASSSVVITVQDVNDNDPAFNPKYYEANVGEDQPPGTPVTTVTATDPDEDSRLHYEITTGNTRGRFAITSQNGRGLITIAQSLDYKQEKRFLLTVAATDSGGRSDTATVHINITDANNFAPIFENAPYSASVFEDAPVGTTVLVVSATDSDVGVNAQITYSLNEESINGLGSPDPFSINPQTGAIVTNAPLDRETTSGYLLTVTAKDGGNPSLSDTTDVEIGVTDVNDNAPAFKSPLYQASILEDALVGTSVIQVAASDPDVGLNGRIKYLLSDRDIEDGSFVIDPTSGTIRTNKGLDRESVAVFHLTAIAVDKGSPPLSSTVEVQIRLEDVNDSPPTFASDKITLYVPENSPVGSVVGEIHAHDPDEGVNAVVHYSIIGGDDSNAFSLVTRPGSERAQLLTMTELDYESTRKRFELVVRAASPPLRNDAHIEILVTDVNDNAPVLRDFQVIFNNFRDHFPSGEIGRIPAFDADVSDKLHYRILSGNNANLLRLNSSSGGLVLSPQLNTNVPKFATMEVSVSDGINEAKAIMQLSVRLITEDMLFNSVTVRLNEMTEEAFLSPLLNFFLDGLAAIIPCPKEHIFVFSIQDDTDVSSRILNVSFSARRPDVSHEEFYTPQYLQERVYLNRAILARLATVEVLPFDDNLCVREPCLNFEECLTVLKFGNASEFIHSDTVLFRPIYPVNTFACSCPEGFTGSKEHYLCDTEVDLCYSDPCQNGGTCVRREGGYTCVCPSTHTGQNCETGVGHLRPCPSETCEGGLSCLSNYPSSQPPPYTATCELRARAFGRNSFLTFESLKQRHRFNLKLRFATVQENGLLLYNGRYNELHDFIALEIHEGHVSFSFSLGDHSERISVIQEAKVSDGKWHQVEVVYLNRSVTLVLDNCDTAIALSGQLGDRWSCANRTTLKLDKRCSLLTETCHRFLDLTGPLQVGGLPRIPAHFPVTNRDFVGCISDLRIDDRFVDLNSYVADNGTLAGCPQKAPLCQSEPCFNGGTCREGWGTYSCECPEGYAGNSCQDNIPAPWRFSGDGSLSFNPLLRPIQLPWTTSFSLRTRQKEAFLLQIQIGQNSSAAVCLRQGVLYYIFDGEPMYLAGAFLSDGEWHRVEIRWQQGSEIHFSVDYGQRSGSVPMSQKVQGLYVGKIVMGSPDGSIGAVPEASPFEGCIQDVRIGAGQSVLSRPTIRENVEDGCESRAQCPDHCPNHSSCQSSWDLSTCECDSGYVGTDCAPICTVRPCASGVCRANTSLPRGYDCECNSSSRHGDYCEKELQQPCPGGWWGERVCGPCRCDLAQGYHPDCNKTTGQCYCKTNHYQPPNETACLSCDCYSIGSFSGACNPLTGQCECREGVIGRRCDSCSNPYAEVTLSGCEVVYDACPRSFAGGVWWPRTPLGGVAIEGCPPPARGKGQRSCDVQSGSWNTPDMYNCTSEPFVELRRQLSQLEKLELELNSFVAIKMAEQLRKACEAVDRRGASKDQKISGNGRPNRRYKMESSFLLSNGGNVWSHELEMDYLSDELKFTHDRLYGADLLVTEGLLQELINYELMQSGLNLSHSQDKYFIKNLVDAASVILDRKYEAEWRRATELIQRGPDDLVDAFNKYLVVLARSQHDTYTSPFEIVQPNMALGLDIVTTESLFGYEPEQLSEYHRSKYLKPNAFTTESVVLPDTSGFLQHSARQRPVISFPKYNNYILDRRKFDQHTKVLVPLEMLGITPPESDEISQSGRRGSSHDHRAIVAYAQYKDVGQLLPDLYDETITRRWGVDVELATPILSLQILVPSMEREQETQRLEIPSRKIFSSSSPSSSSSSGSTEQQFVEVFDVPKAPTSSSEQQIEDIRITAHEIPPPVSSVEQQEASSDEDGEEREPHIRLNLDDIEFHGNSGEEVISPDSPEMLNPNYEGVSSTGSDEQPKGENEAVYRDRRLVKRQVEITYPSEQMQQTEQVVYRSLGSPHLAQPIKLQMWLDVDSARFGPRSNPQCVRWNSFTNQWTRLGCQTEIPDFDGDFNPAAQQAILVNCSCTHISSYAVIVDVIDPEDIPEPSLLVQITSYSAFLVSLPLLLGVLLALALLRGQQTNSNTIHQNIVLCVFCAELLFFVGMQSRRQLLESEFPCKLTAICLHYFWLAAFAWTTVDCVHLYRMLTEMRDINHGPMGFYFAMGYGAPAIVVGLSVGVRAHEYGNSLFCWLSVYEPVVWWLVGPIAGMSVVNLLILFVSVKAAFTLKDHVLGFGNLRTLLWLSVVSLPLMGVMWVLAVLAASEHSQLLSLLLSGVVLLHALFCLIGYCIINKRVRENLQRTCLRCMGRKVPLLDSSMVVSNSSHNVNAAARPSNFLASGYDTTTRRNIGISASSTTSRSTAKTSSSPYSDGQLRQTSTSTSNYNSASDAPSFLRGFESSTTGRSRGGEEKPSRRQRKDSDSGSETDGRSLELASSHSSDDDESRTARSSGTHRSTAVSSTPAYLPNITEHVQATTPPELNVVQSPQLFPSVNKPVYAPRWSSQLPDAYLQSPPNIGRWSQDTGSDNEHVHGQAKMTISPNPLPNPDLTDTSYLQQHHNKINMPPSILENIRDAREGYEDSLYGRRGEYPDKYGSYKPPSHYGSEKDYPGGGSGSQTIGHMRSFHPDAAYLSDNIYDKQRTLGSGYLGAKSESPYLSKDRITPDIYGSRDGHYSLKRQPAYATDSLHSVHSLLKNDYHQQQQQQQQHHLQDRLSEGSDKNGYHFPYTAEEDHLPARKLSHTQPPSLHGSQLMQPPGVGLVNDVNNPGLMGRHTLNGGSRHSSRASSPPSTMVAPMQPLGPLTSITDTDSEAEY